AACGGCGGCATGTATATGGCGTAAACATATGTTTCGGAAGGAATTACTCTTCTTAAGCGTGAATTTTTCATATTTTTCTATGCACAAGCGGTGTCAGTCGCGGTAGAATGTGCGCATAAGTGCTGGCAGTATGAAACACGGTTTCGGCGGCTGCGCTTTTGTACGGGGTTTTGTCCCTTGGCAAAATATAAAGCAGGCCCAAAATTTTAATTTTAATTAGGAGTCACCAACGACCATGAGTAGCATTGAAGAGCGCGTCAAAAAGATTGTTGCAGAGCAACTTGGTGTTAAAGAAGAAGATGTGTCAGAGTCTGCATCATTCGTAGAAGACCTGGGCGCGGATTCTCTGGATACTGTTGAACTGGTAATGGCACTTGAAGAGGAATTTGAGACTGAGATTCCTGATGAAGAAGCTGAAAAAATCACTACTGTTCGTTTAGCTATTGATTACATCAAAGAAAACCTACAGTAAGCAGTGAAGTAACGGCCTAGCCGTTTAAAAAGCCGTTTCTATGTAATGTAGTGCGGCTTTTTTTATGCCTGAATATGCCATCCGTAGTATGAATATTACGTATGTAGTGCATGAAAGGAGATCGGGAGGGGTTTATGTCTAAAAGAAGAGTCGTCGTTACCGGCATGGGTATCATCAGTCCGCTAGGGAATTCGGTGGCAGAGACCTGGCGAAACATTTTGGCGGGTAAGAGTGGTATTACAACCATAGACCGCTTTGATGTGTCGCAGTTTGCCACCCGTATTGGTGGCGCTATCAAGAACTTCGATATTGCTGATTATATGGCGGCCAAAGAAGCCAAGCGCTTCGATCCTTTTATACATTATGGCGTTGCAGCAGCAGAGCAGGCTCTATCTGATTCTGGCATAGAGGTGACAGACGCGAATGCCCACCGAATTGGCACTGCGATAGGTTCAGGTATTGGCGGCATCGGATTAATTGAGCATAGCCGAGTAGTCATTGATAAAAGTGGCCCGCGCAAGTTATCGCCGTTTACTGTGCCCGGCGCCATTATTAATATGGTGGCCGGTGTTTTGGCCATTAAGCATAATCTGCAGGGCCCCAGTATTGCGATAAGCACCGCGTGTACCACTGGCACCCACAATATTGGTATGGCCGCGAGAATGATTGCCTACGGCGATGCTGATGCGATGTTGGCGGGCGGTGCCGAAATGGCGACTACTCCGGTTGGCATCGGTGGTTTTGCTGCCGCACGGGCGATGTCAACGCGGAATGATGATCCTCAGGGAGCGAGTCGCCCCTGGGACAAGCAGCGTGATGGCTTTGTCTTGGGCGATGGCGCCGGCATGCTGATGCTGGAAGAGTACGAATTCGCCAAGCGCCGCGGCGCTCATATTCATGCTGAATTACTCGGTTTTGGTATGAGTTGTGATGCTTTTCATATGACGTCGCCGCCTGAAGATGGGCGCGGCGCCCAGGCAGCGATGCAAAGTGCGCTCAATGACGCCGCCTTAAACGCAGATCAGATCGATTATATTAATGCCCATGGCACGTCAACGCAGGCGGGTGATGTTGCTGAAAGCAAAGCGATCGAGCAATTGTTGGGCTCGGCGGCTGCTAAAGTGGCCGTAAGTTCTACCAAGTCTATGGTCGGACATTTGCTGGGCGCCGCCGGCGCCGTCGAGGCGATTTTCTCGATCTTGGCGCTTCGTGATCAAGTGGCCCCCCCCACCATAAATCTAGAAGAGCCTGATGAGGGCTGTAATCTTAATTACGTCGCCAATATTTCTCAGCCCCGAAAGATTACTTGTGTGCTTTCTAATTCCTTTGGTTTTGGTGGTACTAATGGCAGCTTACTGTTCGGTAATTTGCGAAATTAATGGCAAGCAATGCAGTGCTAAGCATAGTAAATGGTCAGTTTTGCGATCTGGTTTCAGCGAGTAACCGCGGCTTAGCGTATGGTGATGGCGTATTTGAGACGATTCTCGTCCGTGATTGCCAGCCATTATGGCTAGAGGACCACCTCGCTCGGCTTGCCTGCGGAGCGAAGCGGCTAAATATACCCTGTGACACCTCTCAAATAAGGCGAGATTGTTCGCTACTATTAGCGGGCCTAAATAATACCGGTGCGGCCGTTTTGAAAGTGGTGTTAACAAGGGGGGCTGTTGCGCGGGGTTATACGCCTTATGCTGCAGAGTCTGATCGTATCCTCAGCGTTTCTACTTACACGCAATGTTGTCAATCATGGGATGACGGGATAGCCTTGGGTCTTTGCCAGGCCCAGCTTTCCGCTCAGAAGCGTTTAGCGGGAATTAAGCATTTAAATCGTTTGGAACAAGTGCTAGCAGCAGAAGAGCTACATAGACGCGGCTATCATGAAGGCTTGATGATGCAGGACGGTTTAATTATTGAGGGCAGTCGCAGCAACGTTTTTTTAGTGCTTGACGGCAAATTGTTCACGCCGTCTTTGAGCCGCTGCGGGGTTGAGGGTGTTATGCGCCAGCGTGTTTTGGCGCGCGCAGAGCAATTAGGAATTAGTGTTAATATAAGAGAGTTTGGCGTGTCCTTATTGCAGCGCGCCGAAGAGGTGTTTGTGTGTAATAGTGTTTTCGGAATTTGGCCGGTTAATAAAGTTGAGTGTATGCATAAGCAAATAGGGCCGGTAAGCCGCCTATTACAGCGGGAGTTTCACAGTTATTTCTATATTTAAGTTATTTAAGGCCGCTTTAGCGTTAATTTTTCCGCTCATTATCATGGTGCTTGTCGGAATCTGGTATCTCGATGACTATTTAGATCGTGAGCTCCCCTTGGCTGAGCCCACTGCCGTGTTTGTCTTAGAGCCGGGTACTGGCTTTTCCGCGATGGTCAATCAGTTTAAGCAGCTCGGCTGGATAGAAAATCCGCAGGTGCTCAAGCTGTATGGCCGTCTCAATCCGGCCATCACGCATATAAAAGCGGGAGAGTATCTATTTGAGCACGGAGTATCGCTGGCGGAGAGCTTAGAGTTATTGCGCGAGGGTGATGTTGTTCGTCATCAGCTAACACTGCTTGAAGGCTGGACTGTAGATCAAATACTCTCACACTTAGCAAATCAACCCTTGCTGGGGAAGGAGTCGCTGCAGAACGACGCTAATATATGGCAGTCACTTGGAATTGATGAGCCGTTTTCGCTTTTACCGGAAGGTCTGTTCTTCCCTGATACCTACGATTATCATCGTGATGATTTGCCCAGCAGTGTTCTGCTGCGTGCTTATAAGCGTATGCAGCGTGTTTTAAATGATGAGTGGGAAGCGCGGGATGTCGGGCTTCCCTACGAAAATGCATACCAAGCATTGATCATGGCATCCATTATTGAAAAGGAAACCGGCGTGCCAGAAGAGCGCGCCGAAATTGCTGGGGTATTTGTGCGTAGGTTGAGGCTTGGTATGCGCTTGCAAACTGATCCTACTGTGATTTATGGATTAGGAGCGGCTTACAGCGGTAATTTGCGGCGTTCACACTTGCGCGATGAGTCCAATATTTATAATACCTACCGTCAGGATGGCCTACCACCAAGTCCAATTGCCTCGGCGGGCCGGGAGGCAATCCATGCTGCCTTGCATCCAGCCGAGGGTGAGGCAATCTTCTTTGTGGCGA
This portion of the Zhongshania sp. R06B22 genome encodes:
- the acpP gene encoding acyl carrier protein translates to MSSIEERVKKIVAEQLGVKEEDVSESASFVEDLGADSLDTVELVMALEEEFETEIPDEEAEKITTVRLAIDYIKENLQ
- the fabF gene encoding beta-ketoacyl-ACP synthase II, with the translated sequence MSKRRVVVTGMGIISPLGNSVAETWRNILAGKSGITTIDRFDVSQFATRIGGAIKNFDIADYMAAKEAKRFDPFIHYGVAAAEQALSDSGIEVTDANAHRIGTAIGSGIGGIGLIEHSRVVIDKSGPRKLSPFTVPGAIINMVAGVLAIKHNLQGPSIAISTACTTGTHNIGMAARMIAYGDADAMLAGGAEMATTPVGIGGFAAARAMSTRNDDPQGASRPWDKQRDGFVLGDGAGMLMLEEYEFAKRRGAHIHAELLGFGMSCDAFHMTSPPEDGRGAQAAMQSALNDAALNADQIDYINAHGTSTQAGDVAESKAIEQLLGSAAAKVAVSSTKSMVGHLLGAAGAVEAIFSILALRDQVAPPTINLEEPDEGCNLNYVANISQPRKITCVLSNSFGFGGTNGSLLFGNLRN
- the pabC gene encoding aminodeoxychorismate lyase; its protein translation is MLSIVNGQFCDLVSASNRGLAYGDGVFETILVRDCQPLWLEDHLARLACGAKRLNIPCDTSQIRRDCSLLLAGLNNTGAAVLKVVLTRGAVARGYTPYAAESDRILSVSTYTQCCQSWDDGIALGLCQAQLSAQKRLAGIKHLNRLEQVLAAEELHRRGYHEGLMMQDGLIIEGSRSNVFLVLDGKLFTPSLSRCGVEGVMRQRVLARAEQLGISVNIREFGVSLLQRAEEVFVCNSVFGIWPVNKVECMHKQIGPVSRLLQREFHSYFYI
- the mltG gene encoding endolytic transglycosylase MltG; the encoded protein is MVLVGIWYLDDYLDRELPLAEPTAVFVLEPGTGFSAMVNQFKQLGWIENPQVLKLYGRLNPAITHIKAGEYLFEHGVSLAESLELLREGDVVRHQLTLLEGWTVDQILSHLANQPLLGKESLQNDANIWQSLGIDEPFSLLPEGLFFPDTYDYHRDDLPSSVLLRAYKRMQRVLNDEWEARDVGLPYENAYQALIMASIIEKETGVPEERAEIAGVFVRRLRLGMRLQTDPTVIYGLGAAYSGNLRRSHLRDESNIYNTYRQDGLPPSPIASAGREAIHAALHPAEGEAIFFVAKGDGSHYFSVTLKEHEAAVKRYQLSQRRADYRSAPPASEK